One genomic window of Prochlorococcus sp. MIT 0801 includes the following:
- a CDS encoding ATP-binding protein, whose product MNNTNSNQSKPFQVSKDDVLLDELNIIEKINLWWARFNLRSKLLALGTLVVSLIMTLITFFALSTIQKDAGMNDTRYARDLGLLLSGNVTELVAKNQTRELFNVAEKFWRSSRNLRYIFFTDPDGFVKLGIPVSATTSESEAEGDLQLTRKLQLPSELKKQPQFPLVRQHSTPQGQVTDVFVPMLWKGEYLGTLALGVTPNKKALATAALTREITVAVFISIWVLVIIGAVFNALTITRPIRELVIGVREIAKGNFKSRVDLPMSGELGELLTGFNAMASRLEDYDAANIEELRAAQVKQQSLIATMADGALLLDEKGNVVLVNPTARRLFRWEGRNLEGQNLLNQLPESLVKELETPITSLLNNFGDSDDLRCNLEEPPRTLRIVLKSVRDTTGENIKGIAVTVQDLTREVLLNAAQKRFISNVSHELRTPLFNIKSYVETLYDLGEQLTKDEQKEFLGVANSETDRLTRLVNDVLDLSKLESGRTIQLEALSIKEAMEQTLRNYKLNAEDKNVKLILNVENNLAFVLGNWDMLLQVFDNLVGNALKFSQEGGTINLKAYTWPDICVASPVDLDNKAPHCEILSPMPKIRIEISDTGYGISEIDQQRIFERFYRVEDSVHTEVGTGLGLSIVKGIVDKHGSEIRMASEPNTGTTFWFELPVEDSDADQLLLISARKNWELENDKSLIK is encoded by the coding sequence ATGAATAATACTAACTCAAATCAAAGTAAACCATTTCAAGTATCAAAAGATGATGTACTACTAGATGAATTAAATATAATAGAAAAAATAAATTTGTGGTGGGCTAGATTTAATTTAAGGTCTAAATTACTAGCATTAGGAACGCTAGTGGTTAGTCTTATAATGACACTTATTACGTTCTTTGCTTTAAGTACTATTCAAAAAGATGCTGGGATGAACGATACAAGATATGCCAGAGATTTAGGATTATTATTATCAGGGAACGTTACGGAATTAGTAGCGAAGAATCAAACACGAGAACTTTTCAACGTTGCTGAGAAGTTTTGGCGTTCAAGTAGGAACTTAAGGTACATTTTCTTCACTGACCCAGATGGATTTGTAAAATTGGGTATTCCTGTGAGTGCAACGACCTCAGAATCTGAGGCTGAAGGAGACTTGCAACTAACCAGAAAGCTTCAATTACCCAGTGAATTAAAGAAACAGCCTCAATTCCCATTAGTAAGACAACATTCAACTCCACAAGGACAGGTAACTGATGTTTTTGTTCCTATGCTTTGGAAGGGTGAATATTTAGGCACCTTAGCTCTCGGAGTAACACCGAATAAAAAAGCTCTTGCCACAGCGGCATTAACTAGAGAAATTACTGTTGCAGTATTTATTTCTATTTGGGTTTTAGTAATAATAGGCGCAGTATTTAATGCTCTAACAATCACTCGTCCAATAAGAGAATTAGTTATTGGAGTCAGAGAGATTGCTAAAGGTAATTTTAAATCAAGAGTTGATCTACCAATGAGTGGTGAACTCGGGGAACTCTTAACTGGTTTTAATGCAATGGCATCCAGATTAGAAGATTATGATGCTGCAAATATTGAGGAACTAAGAGCTGCCCAAGTCAAACAGCAATCCTTAATAGCCACAATGGCAGATGGAGCACTACTTCTTGACGAAAAAGGAAATGTTGTATTAGTCAATCCAACTGCTAGAAGACTCTTCCGCTGGGAAGGAAGAAATCTTGAAGGTCAAAATTTATTGAATCAACTTCCTGAATCTCTTGTAAAAGAACTTGAAACACCAATAACATCTCTATTGAACAATTTCGGAGACAGCGATGATTTGCGTTGCAATCTTGAAGAGCCACCAAGAACACTTCGTATAGTTTTAAAGTCTGTCAGAGACACGACTGGAGAGAATATAAAAGGTATTGCAGTTACGGTTCAGGATCTTACTAGGGAAGTTCTATTAAATGCAGCACAAAAAAGATTCATAAGTAATGTTTCTCACGAATTAAGAACGCCATTATTCAATATTAAAAGCTATGTTGAGACACTATATGACCTAGGAGAACAGCTTACAAAAGACGAGCAAAAAGAATTTTTAGGTGTTGCAAATTCAGAAACAGATAGACTCACTCGCTTGGTCAATGATGTTCTTGACTTATCCAAACTGGAGTCCGGGAGAACAATCCAATTAGAAGCACTAAGTATAAAAGAAGCTATGGAACAAACCCTAAGAAACTATAAACTCAATGCAGAAGATAAAAATGTAAAATTAATATTGAACGTTGAAAACAATTTGGCATTTGTTTTAGGTAACTGGGACATGCTTCTCCAGGTTTTTGATAATCTTGTTGGAAATGCACTTAAATTTAGTCAAGAAGGAGGAACAATAAATTTAAAGGCCTATACATGGCCAGATATATGCGTTGCTTCGCCAGTTGATCTAGATAATAAAGCTCCTCATTGTGAAATTTTATCCCCAATGCCAAAAATCAGAATTGAAATTTCTGATACTGGATACGGTATTTCTGAAATTGATCAACAGAGAATATTTGAACGTTTTTACAGAGTTGAAGATTCAGTACATACTGAAGTGGGAACTGGACTTGGCCTCTCAATCGTTAAAGGGATTGTTGATAAACACGGAAGTGAGATAAGAATGGCAAGCGAACCAAATACTGGGACAACTTTTTGGTTTGAACTTCCTGTTGAAGACTCTGACGCTGATCAGCTTTTACTAATATCTGCAAGAAAGAATTGGGAACTTGAAAATGATAAGTCATTAATTAAATAG
- the kaiC gene encoding circadian clock protein KaiC yields the protein MHVQKLPTGIEGFDDICHGGLPNARSTLVSGTSGTGKTVFSLQYLHYGICNFDEPGIFVTFEESPLDIIRNAASFGWDLQGLIDQNKLFILDASPDPDGQDVAGSFDLSGLIERISYAIRKFKAKRVAIDSMTAVFQQYDAIYVVRREIFRLIARLKEIGVTTVMTTERIDEYGPIARYGVEEFVSDNVVILRNVLEAEKRRRTVEILKLRGTTHMKGEFPFTMGSQGIVAFPLGAMRLTQRSSNIRISSGVPALDEMCGGGYFQDSIILATGATGTGKTMLVSKFVEDAYIHKERTILFAYEESRAQLLRNATSWGIDFEKMEADGLLKIICAYPESTGLEDHLQIIKTEISEYKPSRMAIDSLSALARGVSLNAFRQFVIGVTGYAKQEEIAGFFTNTAEEFMGSHSITDSHISTITDTILLLQYVEIRGEMARAINVFKMRGSWHDKRIREYIITNEGPEIKDSFSNFEQIFSGAPHRINPEEQIPGVFKSINPKEG from the coding sequence ATGCATGTTCAAAAACTCCCCACTGGTATAGAGGGCTTTGATGATATTTGTCATGGTGGATTGCCTAATGCAAGAAGCACTCTAGTCAGCGGAACATCAGGTACTGGGAAAACTGTTTTTTCTCTTCAATATCTTCATTATGGAATATGTAATTTTGATGAGCCAGGGATTTTTGTTACTTTTGAAGAATCGCCTCTAGATATTATTCGAAATGCTGCAAGTTTTGGTTGGGATTTGCAAGGGTTAATTGATCAAAATAAACTTTTTATTTTAGATGCATCTCCAGATCCAGATGGACAAGATGTTGCTGGAAGTTTTGATTTATCTGGGTTAATTGAAAGGATAAGCTATGCGATTAGAAAGTTCAAAGCTAAGAGAGTAGCTATAGATTCTATGACAGCAGTTTTTCAACAATATGACGCTATTTATGTTGTTAGAAGAGAGATTTTTCGATTGATAGCAAGACTTAAAGAAATAGGTGTGACTACTGTTATGACCACTGAAAGAATAGATGAATATGGTCCAATTGCTAGATATGGAGTTGAAGAATTCGTTTCTGACAATGTTGTTATTTTGAGAAATGTTTTAGAGGCAGAGAAGAGGAGAAGAACTGTAGAGATTTTGAAATTAAGAGGAACTACACATATGAAGGGTGAATTCCCTTTTACTATGGGTTCCCAAGGAATAGTCGCATTCCCTTTAGGTGCAATGAGGTTGACTCAAAGATCATCCAATATTCGCATAAGTTCTGGTGTCCCTGCTTTGGATGAAATGTGTGGAGGAGGATATTTTCAAGATTCAATTATTCTTGCAACTGGTGCAACTGGTACCGGAAAAACAATGCTAGTTTCTAAGTTTGTTGAGGATGCATACATACATAAAGAAAGAACAATCCTTTTTGCATATGAAGAATCAAGAGCACAACTTCTGCGAAATGCAACTAGTTGGGGAATTGATTTTGAAAAGATGGAAGCTGATGGATTGTTGAAGATTATTTGTGCTTATCCTGAATCAACTGGTTTGGAAGATCATCTGCAAATTATAAAAACGGAGATTAGCGAATATAAACCATCCAGAATGGCGATAGATTCTCTATCCGCATTAGCTAGAGGCGTAAGCTTGAATGCATTTAGACAGTTTGTTATTGGAGTTACTGGTTATGCGAAACAAGAAGAAATAGCAGGATTCTTTACTAATACTGCAGAAGAATTTATGGGAAGCCACTCAATTACTGATTCGCATATTTCAACGATAACTGATACTATTTTGCTTTTGCAATATGTAGAAATAAGAGGTGAAATGGCAAGAGCAATAAATGTTTTTAAGATGCGCGGATCATGGCATGACAAGAGGATTCGTGAATATATCATTACTAATGAAGGACCTGAGATTAAGGATTCATTCTCTAACTTTGAACAGATATTTAGTGGAGCCCCTCATCGTATTAATCCTGAAGAGCAGATACCTGGCGTTTTTAAAAGCATTAATCCAAAAGAAGGGTAG
- the rplU gene encoding 50S ribosomal protein L21, with protein sequence MADKKSSLKKETPQDKTYAIVEASGKQFWLQPNRYYDLDRCQAEVDDVLTLEKVLLINDGKDLKLGKPYVKDAKVELKVLEHRRGPKIIVYKMRPKKKTRRKNGHRQELTRVFVQSISVGSNTKKSKDVKTTANKVESN encoded by the coding sequence ATGGCTGATAAAAAATCATCTCTCAAGAAGGAAACTCCGCAAGATAAAACTTATGCGATAGTAGAGGCCTCAGGCAAACAATTTTGGCTTCAGCCCAACCGTTATTACGATTTAGATAGATGCCAGGCAGAAGTTGATGATGTTTTAACTCTTGAAAAGGTTCTTCTAATCAATGATGGGAAAGATTTAAAACTTGGCAAACCTTATGTAAAAGATGCGAAAGTAGAACTCAAAGTATTGGAGCATAGAAGAGGCCCAAAAATAATAGTTTATAAAATGAGACCCAAGAAAAAGACTAGGAGAAAGAATGGACATCGCCAAGAACTTACAAGAGTTTTTGTTCAGTCCATTTCAGTAGGATCAAACACAAAAAAATCAAAAGATGTTAAAACCACTGCTAATAAAGTAGAATCTAATTAG
- the rpmA gene encoding 50S ribosomal protein L27, producing the protein MAHKKGTGSTRNGRDSNSKRLGIKAYGGEKVTAGSILIRQRGTSVLPGINVGRGKDDTLFALTDGSVHFESIRRGLRNRKRINISTAKAV; encoded by the coding sequence ATGGCTCACAAGAAAGGTACCGGCTCCACTAGAAACGGAAGAGATTCAAACTCCAAAAGACTTGGTATCAAAGCCTATGGAGGAGAGAAAGTAACAGCTGGATCTATTCTTATTCGTCAAAGAGGAACATCTGTTCTTCCAGGAATCAATGTTGGCAGGGGGAAAGATGATACTCTTTTCGCCCTAACTGATGGTTCAGTTCATTTTGAAAGTATTCGTAGAGGCCTAAGAAATAGAAAAAGGATTAATATTTCCACTGCTAAGGCTGTCTAG
- the kaiB gene encoding circadian clock protein KaiB, whose amino-acid sequence MNARKTYILKLYVAGNTPNSMRALNTLREILESEFKGVYALKVIDVLKSPQLAEEDKILATPTLAKILPPPVRRIIGDLSDREKVLIGLDLLYDELTDQEMFYSSDK is encoded by the coding sequence ATGAATGCAAGAAAGACATATATTCTCAAGCTTTATGTGGCGGGGAATACACCAAATTCTATGAGAGCCTTGAACACGTTGAGAGAAATCTTAGAGAGTGAATTCAAAGGTGTCTATGCTCTTAAGGTTATTGATGTTTTAAAAAGTCCTCAATTAGCTGAAGAAGATAAAATACTTGCTACACCAACCTTAGCTAAGATTTTACCCCCTCCTGTTCGAAGAATAATTGGTGACCTTTCAGATAGAGAAAAGGTGCTAATTGGATTGGACCTTTTGTATGATGAATTGACAGATCAAGAAATGTTTTACTCTTCAGATAAATAA